The following are from one region of the Cyanobium gracile PCC 6307 genome:
- a CDS encoding 4a-hydroxytetrahydrobiopterin dehydratase, translating into MQLSNEACIPCQDGGPTLTPGEISDLLGELPGWEVVDGHHLHRVWNFQNFSLALEWVRSAGAICDKQGHHADFKLGWGYAEAIIYTHKSDGLTRSDMVLAARFDALEHDGEGHA; encoded by the coding sequence GTGCAATTAAGTAACGAAGCCTGCATTCCGTGTCAAGACGGTGGCCCCACGCTGACCCCAGGTGAGATCAGTGATCTCCTAGGCGAGCTTCCCGGATGGGAAGTGGTCGATGGACATCATTTGCACAGGGTTTGGAACTTCCAGAATTTCAGCTTAGCTCTTGAATGGGTGCGAAGCGCTGGCGCCATCTGTGATAAGCAGGGTCACCATGCCGACTTCAAACTTGGATGGGGTTATGCGGAAGCCATCATCTACACCCATAAGTCTGATGGACTGACCCGCTCCGATATGGTTCTGGCAGCTAGGTTTGATGCCTTGGAACATGATGGGGAGGGGCATGCCTGA
- a CDS encoding LOG family protein yields the protein MSRRRAVVGVMGAGDGASPEAMALAEELGECISARGWVLLTGGRPAGVMAAASRGAARVEGHLVVGVLPDEGNEEERQHTAELDLAVFTGMGKARNVINVLSADVVVICGGGGPGTASEAAHALNGGRPLILLAVPPLWRDFFCSLGKGVECASDVDECCRLIEARLQEA from the coding sequence ATGAGCAGACGTCGTGCGGTGGTTGGTGTGATGGGGGCCGGAGACGGCGCCTCCCCCGAGGCCATGGCCCTGGCCGAGGAACTGGGGGAATGCATCAGCGCCCGGGGGTGGGTGCTGCTCACCGGTGGCCGACCGGCGGGTGTGATGGCGGCGGCCAGCCGTGGCGCGGCCCGGGTGGAGGGGCACCTGGTGGTGGGGGTGCTTCCCGATGAAGGCAACGAAGAGGAGAGGCAACACACGGCGGAGCTGGATCTGGCCGTGTTCACCGGCATGGGCAAGGCCCGCAACGTCATCAACGTGCTCAGCGCCGATGTGGTGGTGATCTGCGGGGGCGGCGGCCCCGGCACAGCATCAGAAGCCGCCCATGCCCTCAATGGGGGCAGGCCCCTAATCCTGCTGGCGGTCCCGCCGCTGTGGCGGGACTTCTTCTGCTCGCTCGGCAAGGGGGTGGAGTGCGCGAGCGACGTGGACGAGTGCTGCCGCTTGATCGAAGCCAGGCTCCAAGAGGCATGA
- a CDS encoding PilZ domain-containing protein translates to MSLFRRTGARVENEDLRCVPRHILPAGVPACVQMPSGRKAYVTIGDISRAGACVVRRGPLDVTANDEVLLDVSDHEVDQALVLSANVRWVNSLSHITLVGLAFTEGPLLPGSILDQYLDRALLPPDSLDFG, encoded by the coding sequence ATGAGCTTATTTAGGCGAACGGGTGCCAGAGTGGAAAACGAAGATCTGCGGTGTGTTCCACGACACATTCTGCCTGCTGGCGTGCCTGCCTGCGTCCAGATGCCCTCGGGTCGCAAGGCGTACGTGACGATTGGCGACATTAGTAGAGCAGGTGCCTGCGTTGTCCGCCGTGGGCCACTTGATGTGACCGCCAATGATGAAGTGCTTCTTGACGTAAGCGATCATGAAGTCGATCAGGCTCTTGTCCTGTCTGCCAATGTGAGGTGGGTGAATAGCTTGAGTCACATAACACTTGTTGGACTTGCCTTCACGGAAGGTCCACTACTGCCTGGAAGCATCTTGGATCAATACTTGGACCGAGCTCTCTTGCCGCCGGATTCTCTGGACTTCGGATAG
- a CDS encoding AbrB family transcriptional regulator — translation MPLTGLDLLAKVKELGDASKSDLVRAAGYVSTKKDGSERLNFTAFYEALLEAKGVSLGDGGGNGKGKGGRRLSYVATVQGNGNLLVGKAYTSMLDLRPGDEFEIKLGRKQIRLIPVGGSEEEE, via the coding sequence ATGCCCCTCACTGGACTTGACCTCCTCGCCAAAGTCAAGGAGCTCGGCGATGCCTCCAAATCCGACCTGGTTCGAGCCGCCGGCTATGTCAGCACCAAGAAGGACGGCAGCGAACGGCTGAACTTCACCGCTTTCTACGAGGCCCTGCTTGAGGCCAAGGGCGTCAGCCTCGGCGACGGTGGCGGCAACGGTAAGGGGAAAGGTGGCCGGCGTCTGAGCTACGTCGCCACGGTGCAGGGCAATGGCAACCTCCTCGTGGGCAAGGCGTATACCTCCATGCTTGATCTCAGGCCCGGCGATGAGTTCGAGATCAAGCTCGGACGCAAGCAAATCCGGCTGATTCCCGTTGGCGGGTCTGAGGAAGAGGAGTGA